The candidate division WOR-3 bacterium genome includes a region encoding these proteins:
- a CDS encoding 4Fe-4S dicluster domain-containing protein — translation MNKIKRKIIKIDEDLCNGCGNCIPVCPEQALQIVETPRGPKAQIVKEIYCDGLGACLGNCPTNALTLVEEDAEPYDEEATVARIKDMLEKHVTHQKEQSAKTQQHAHAEPKGTHVCPGAAVVQWDKKKESQGKRARASSELRQWPVQIHLVPPTAPYLRNADIAVIADCVPFAYANMHEDFLKGRTVLVGCPKFDDAEAYIEKIAQIIEHAQPKSIRVVRMEVPCCSGLTHMVEEAKKRADSSMPVEEVIVGIKGGIE, via the coding sequence ATGAATAAGATAAAGAGAAAGATTATTAAGATCGATGAGGATCTCTGTAATGGCTGTGGGAACTGTATCCCAGTTTGTCCGGAACAGGCGCTACAAATCGTAGAAACCCCAAGGGGCCCGAAGGCACAAATTGTCAAAGAGATCTATTGCGACGGTCTGGGCGCGTGTCTTGGGAACTGTCCAACTAATGCTCTGACACTTGTAGAAGAAGATGCTGAGCCGTATGATGAAGAAGCAACGGTTGCACGGATAAAGGACATGCTCGAGAAACATGTTACGCACCAGAAAGAGCAGTCTGCAAAAACTCAGCAACATGCTCACGCGGAGCCAAAAGGGACACATGTGTGTCCTGGAGCCGCGGTTGTTCAATGGGATAAAAAGAAAGAGTCTCAGGGGAAACGGGCGAGAGCATCTTCAGAGCTCAGGCAGTGGCCGGTTCAGATCCATCTTGTTCCGCCAACCGCTCCATATCTACGGAATGCCGACATCGCGGTGATCGCGGACTGTGTTCCATTTGCCTACGCGAACATGCATGAGGATTTTCTGAAAGGAAGGACCGTGCTCGTAGGTTGCCCGAAGTTTGATGATGCCGAAGCATATATAGAGAAGATCGCTCAAATCATTGAGCACGCGCAACCGAAAAGTATAAGAGTGGTCCGTATGGAGGTTCCGTGTTGCTCAGGCTTAACCCATATGGTGGAGGAAGCAAAGAAGCGGGCGGACAGTAGCATGCCTGTCGAGGAAGTGATCGTCGGCATTAAGGGGGGAATAGAGTAG